One region of Spiroplasma endosymbiont of Asaphidion curtum genomic DNA includes:
- a CDS encoding IS5 family transposase (programmed frameshift), translating to MKFDKFNFINDKELLRLTGIKQSTFNKMLNILKEAELKKFKRGGKNNKLSLENRLLMTLSYWREYRTYFHLGKSFDISEASCYRNIKWIEDILIKHPDFQQLAGKKALINDYFNDKTIIIDATETPIQRPKKGQKQSYSGKKKKHTIKTQVIIEKESKIIIATNFSLGKKHDFCLFKESKIPILKNTKLIVDNGYQGIQKIHSNVLIPKKKTKKNPLNKEQKHNNKLISKMRIIIENIFAILKKFKIITEKYRNRRKRFSLRFNLIASIYNLQL from the exons ATGAAATTTGATAAATTTAATTTTATTAATGATAAAGAATTATTACGATTAACTGGAATAAAGCAAAGTACTTTTAATAAAATGTTAAATATTTTAAAAGAAGCTGAGTTAAAAAAGTTTAAAAGAGGTGGTAAAAATAATAAATTATCATTAGAAAATAGATTATTGATGACTTTATCATATTGACGAGAATATCGTACTTATTTTCATCTTGGTAAAAGTTTTGATATTAGTGAAGCTAGTTGTTATCGAAATATCAAGTGAATTGAAGATATTTTAATCAAACATCCTGATTTTCAACAACTTGCTGGTAAAAAAGCATTAATAAATGATTATTTTAATGATAAAACAATTATTATTGATGCTACAGAAACACCCATTCAACGCCCAAAAAAAG GACAAAAACAATCTTATTCAGGAAAAAAGAAAAAACACACTATTAAAACACAAGTAATTATTGAAAAAGAAAGCAAAATAATTATTGCAACAAATTTTTCTCTCGGTAAAAAGCATGATTTTTGTTTATTTAAAGAATCAAAAATCCCAATTTTAAAAAATACTAAATTAATAGTTGATAATGGTTATCAAGGAATACAAAAAATTCATAGTAATGTTCTAATACCTAAGAAAAAAACAAAGAAAAACCCTTTAAATAAAGAACAAAAACATAATAATAAATTAATTTCAAAAATGAGAATTATTATTGAAAATATTTTTGCTATTCTTAAAAAATTTAAAATTATTACTGAAAAATATCGTAATCGTAGAAAACGATTTAGTTTAAGATTTAATTTAATTGCTTCAATTTATAATTTGCAATTATAG
- a CDS encoding IS30 family transposase produces the protein MGYKHLGIYERIYIENQLKFKVKISEIAKNLNRSISTIIREVNRNKDSNHYFSLIAQNKAENRKQSHVYFHKFKNRELVKYVQQKLLLGWSPEQIYGRIKNFHKEWIISFKTIYNWIYSGLLEKVTNKNLRRKGKKRKSQENRGKFNGKSIKERNINVNNRITVGHWEGDTVVSSRGKSKSCLITLVERTSRFTLAMLVENRTTKVINENISHYLSILPNNLVKTITFDRGKEFSNWQQLEKNLNVKIYFANAYSPWQRGTNENTNGLIREKFPKKFNFSNTTKNAVHKFILSLNQRPRKILNYLSPIEYLVRKII, from the coding sequence ATGGGTTACAAACATCTTGGCATATATGAAAGAATTTATATTGAGAATCAATTGAAGTTTAAAGTAAAAATTAGTGAAATAGCTAAAAATCTTAATCGAAGTATTAGTACTATTATTCGAGAAGTCAATAGAAATAAAGATAGTAATCATTATTTTTCATTAATTGCACAAAATAAAGCAGAAAACAGAAAACAATCACATGTTTATTTTCATAAGTTTAAAAATAGAGAATTAGTAAAATATGTACAACAAAAATTACTATTAGGTTGATCGCCTGAACAAATTTATGGCAGAATTAAAAATTTTCATAAAGAATGAATTATTAGTTTTAAAACAATTTACAATTGAATTTATTCTGGATTACTTGAAAAAGTTACTAATAAAAATTTAAGAAGAAAAGGTAAGAAACGAAAATCTCAAGAAAATCGCGGTAAATTTAATGGTAAATCAATTAAAGAACGAAATATTAATGTTAATAATCGTATAACTGTTGGTCATTGAGAAGGTGATACTGTAGTATCATCACGAGGTAAAAGTAAATCATGTTTAATAACTTTAGTTGAAAGAACATCAAGATTTACTTTAGCAATGTTAGTTGAAAATAGAACTACTAAAGTTATTAACGAAAACATTAGCCATTATTTATCAATTCTTCCAAATAATCTTGTTAAGACTATAACATTTGATAGGGGCAAAGAATTTTCTAATTGACAACAACTTGAAAAAAATTTAAATGTGAAAATTTATTTTGCTAATGCGTATTCGCCTTGACAAAGAGGTACTAATGAAAATACTAATGGTTTAATTAGAGAAAAATTTCCTAAAAAATTTAATTTTTCAAATACTACTAAAAATGCAGTTCATAAATTTATATTGTCTTTAAACCAAAGACCAAGAAAAATACTAAATTATCTTTCACCAATCGAATATTTGGTTAGAAAAATAATTTAG